The following nucleotide sequence is from Candidatus Poribacteria bacterium.
CAGGCATTCTTCATGGCATCCGAAGGTCAACTCTCAAACTCAACCTTGAACGACTAATAGTTGTCAGTTATCAGTTTTCAGTTAAAGAGGGATGCGATCATCCGGGGGAATACCTAAGCAAATTCCACTCTTTACTGATGTCTGATTGTTGTTCTTCTGATTGCTGACGGCTGACGGTTTCCGATAGCGATTTTCTATGTTTGCTTAATTCTTTCACCCAACATTAATTTTTCACGCAAGGCTCTGTAGTAACTATGGTGCTGCGAACGGATGAGTTGAATTGTGCGTTCCGCTTTTTTCACCCTTATGACGGCACCTGCGGTGAGACTGTGGGTCTCACGTTGACCGTCCACAAAAACATCTACGCTCTGATACGCAGCGCGCATTTTGACGGTTATTTCCGCAGCACCGTCGGCGATGAAAGGGCGGACTGTCAAACTGTGTGGTGCGATAGGTGTCAGTAGAATCGCCTCCAGCTGCGGGGCGACGATACTTCCAGCACAAGAGAGCGAATATCCGGTCGACCCGCTCGGCGTTCCGATGATCAGTCCATCGGCGTTATACGGTATAAAGAGTTCTCCATCGACATAAGCATCTAATTCGATAAGATGCGTATAGTGCCGAATCACAACATCGTTGAGTGCGAAAGCCCGAAATAGTTTGGGACCTTGATTCGCCTCGGCTTGGAAACCGTTTACAGTGACCTCTAACATCATCCGATGTTCTATCCGATAAGCCCCTGTCAGAAGCGCGTTCAGGGTCGGGTAGAGTTCATCGAGTGATGCGTCCGTCAAAAATCCAAGTGTTCCGATGTTGATTGCTAAGATAGGCACATTTTCAATTTTCGGTGTATGTGCCGCGCTCAGGAGCGTTCCATCTCCACCAAGGACAAGAACGACATCTGATTGCTCTACGACCTCTGTTTTGGAGATGCCGGTTTCAGGTTTCCCTAACGCAACCGCTTGTTCGTCTGGTAAAAGTGGAACGATATCCTGTTCCTCCAACCATACAGACACACCTTCGACGACACCCGCCGCGTTTGCTTTCGTAGTATTGACAAATAAACCGACATTCTTGATTTTTTTCATTGTTTTAATGGCAGTCGGCTATCAGTAAGAGGGACTTATGACAGTACCGCAAAACATTTCCGTTACAAGTACCTGAAAGCCGACGGCTGATGGCTATTACATCTAATTCTCCAAACGTGTGAATAAATATATGACACCGCAACCGACCAGAAAAGCCGCCAGAGCGAGAAGCAGGTTCATATCAAGGTGTGGTAGGATGTGAGCCGTATCTATCCGTTCCCCGTCCACCATTGTAAACTCGCGAAAGGGCCATAACCCGTAAAGTGAACCCACCATCAACCCAATGAGAAAGGTGATCGTCAGGTTACGATAGCGTTCCAGCAGATAGTTGAGCAACCGTGTGAATGCTAAGAGTCCGAACAAGCACCCAACTGTTGTGAAACCGATGATGAGTAAACTTCCCAGCAACGATTCCTCGAAAATCCCTTTAAACAATTCCGGGATACCCTCTAACACTGTATTTATTGCCGTCAAGAGGGGGAAGTAGACCCCAAGTGCAAGCATCAGAAACGAACCACTGATACCAGGCAGAATCATCGCTGAAATCGCCAGCGCACCGCTCCCGAAAAAGAGGACGAGTTCCCAGGACGTTGGCAGACCAGTTTCGCTTTCGGAGGCCTCGCTATCTGTCGTTGTTTCTACCCCAGATTTATACGCAACCCGATCTAACTGTTTTTCGGTCGTACCGATAGACAAACTTAATATCAGCCCAATAGCGATCAAGAGCACTAACAACTCTTTCCAACCGAATCCCTTTAGCATACGCATGGGTATCAGGATAGAGATCAGAATTAACCCGCTAAAGAAACCATAGGTCGCGTCATGGTGATCGTTCAACAAATAGACAATCAGTTTTGACGTGAGCAGCACAGCGACTATCGCACCACTTCCTAACAGTGATAGAAATCCGAAATCAATTCGATGGAGTTCTGCCTTTGCTGCTTCCAGCGCGTTTTTTCTGAAGGTCGCGCCGCGCAACAACTTTTTTGCCGTTGAAATCCCGATACGCCGTAAGGCACCGATGAGCCGTTCATAGATACCTAAGACGAGGGCGAGGGTCCCGCCACTCATGCCGGGGATGATGTTGGCGATGCCTATCAGAAAACCGCTAATAAAGAGCCGGAGTGAATTCATGTATTATAACCCAAGTTGCTACCCAATAGGTCATGGAGGTTTCAACACGGATTTTTCAAGGCAAAACATCTCTTTACACCCCGTAGGGGTGCTATGTCTATAGAAAATCGGGTATTCAAGGAGCTGCACCCCGTAGGGGTGCTATGTAAATGGAAACTGGCAACTTGGGTTATTATAGTAAAACCTAAAAATATGTAGACAGTTTTCAATAAACAAGCACCCCACCCCCGCTGGCGAGGGTGTTTTTGCTTAGGTGTTTCCTTTAAGTATCCTCGCCTCTTTGGAGTGTCTAATTAATTCTTAACTTTACTATAGTTTTCAGTTTTCAGTTAAAAAAAAGAAAGTCTGCGAAAGTCGGGTAAAGTTGGGAAGTTGGGAGGTTATCAGAAACTTTACGGACTTCCTACACTTGCAAACTTCTTACACTGATAACCGACAACTATTCCTCATAAACTGCGAAGGAATAGTTTCGTAAAGAGCCATATCTCTCGAAGCGGTTTAATATGGCTGATCTCATCGCCGTATCGTGTTTGAATCACCAAACTTTCAATTCGGAATCCGAGGCGTCCTGCTTTTATCAGCAGCTCAGATTCCGTTTCGTAACGCTCTGTTTCCAAGTGAACCTGTCGCAGGATTTCAGCACGAATAAGTCGATATCCAGATTGAAAATCAGGTACTCGTTGTCCACACAGTTTTGAGCCGACATAAGAAATTAAGCAGTTATTAATCCGTCTATGAAACGGCATTGATGTCCGAAAGTCTTTTGTTTCTCTTGCCCCTATGAGTATGTCTGGACGTGTGTTATCAAAGTGTTCCAGAAAACGGGGTATATCCGCAGGCTGATGTTGTCCATCGCCATCCATCGTGAAGACCAACTCGTATCCGTGCTTAAGGGCATAGGCGAACCCTTTTCGTAAGGCGTTCCCTTTCCCACAGTTCGTAGAGTTTGTCAAACAGACTGCCCCACATGCCACTGCGATCTCTGCTGTTTCATCTGATGAACCGTCGTCAATGACAATAATCTCGTTGATAAACTCAGAGGATTCCTGAATTATCTGCCCAATTGTTTTAGATTCATTATAAGCCGGTAACAGCAGACATGTTTTCATGTTTCTGAAATTATTATACCCTAAAAGCGATTTTCTGTCAAACGGTTATATGTAAGACTTTACGCATGCTGCTCTTTTGTAGCATAACCTGTTAGGTTGTGCCATGAGAACATCTATGTTTTTTAGGGTTCTCCCTCTAACAGAACGTCATGTCGTCAAAATTGTGTAAGTCCTAATATGTTTATTTTCACTCGCAACCATACGTGTCAATTTTAGAAAAAACAACTGTCGCAGACCAAGACCGGTAGGTTCGGTTTCCTAACCGAACCGGATTTTACACAAAACCTTCAAGACTCCAAAAACCTCTTGAATCCCGTAGGGATGGTATCTCTGTAGAATATTCAAACAATATGAAAATCTCGGTGCAACAAATGAAACGGAAGTCCGACTTGCCTTTGCAACACTTCTCCGACACTACGCCCGTCAAAACAATCTAACCCTTAATCTGTGAAAAATCGATCTGAACGCCTCAAAGTAACATAATTTATGTTGACAGTATGCTCACCGATAACAACTTTGGCTTGCCTCGCGGTTACTGGGAAGCGAAGGATCTCCATGACAATCTCATCACGGCAGTTAAACAGAAATTTAACGCTGGCTACCCTCAAGATAACATTCTCTTTACAACCCAAGCGCGTGCCATCCTCTATCACCATGGACAAGAGGTCATGGCTGTAGGGATCGCTGACCGAGATACGTTTATCCGAGTGCTTCACGGCTTCTTCAGTTACGAACCAGCAGAGATCGCCAACTGGGAACGTGCTGTCGTCGAATTCAGGGACAAAGTACCGGCACTCGGCAAACGTGCAGCGGCGTTGATCAAAAAAGAAGAGGACACCAACACCCGGTTTCAAGAGGCATTTACCGACTTCCATCGCCACTGTCAGGAGGCGATTAATCCCAACCTCGCTAAAGCTGCCGTGGAGGAGATGCTCATCCAACATCTCTTGACAGAGGAAATCTTCTCCACTGTCTTTGACAATCGCGATTTTACACGCCGAATTGACGCGCTTACAGAGCATGCCTATAACCGCGCCGAATTCCTCCAAGAACTCGCTCCGTTCTACAGGGCAATTCAACGCGCCGCGGCAATCTTTATCGACTTCTCTCAGAAACAACACTTTCTCAATACCGTGTATGAGCAGTTTTTTCAAGGTTTCTCCGTCAAGGTAGCGGATACGCACGGCATCGTCTATACGCCGCAGCCGATTGTCAATTTCATGGTGAAAAGCGTCTCACATCTACTTGAAACCGAATTTGGACGCTCACTTTCAGACACAGGGGTTCACCTTATCGATCCCTTTGTTGGCACGGGTAACTTCATCGTGCGGCTCATACAAGAAATCGACAAAACCGCGCTCAAGGCAAAATATAGTGATGAACTCCACTATAATGAGGTGTTGTTGATGCCCTACTACATTGCGAGTATGAACATTGAGCATGAATTCTACGTTGCCACAAAGCGGTATCAGCCTTTCGATAATCTCTGTCTTGTGGACACCTTCGATTTGACAGCGGAGCGTCAGTTATCCATGTTCGCACCAGAGAACACACGTCAGGTAGAGAGGCAAAAGCAGACGGACATGTTCGTGGTAATTGGCAATCCGCCCTACAACGCGCGGCAGATGGATGAGAACGATGCCAATAGGAATCGGAAATATCCCGAACTGGATAAACAGATTCAAGAGACGTATGCCCAAGCCTCCAAAGCAACAAATAAAACATCACTCTATGATCCTTACGTCAAAGCGATTTTCTGGGCATTGGATCGGATTCAAGGAGAAGGGATCGTCGCATTTGTAACCAACCATAACTTTATCACCGGTCAAGCGTTTGATGGCATGCGGAAACACCTCGCTGATGCGTGTGATGCGATCTATCTGCTGGATTTGGGTGGCAACGTCCGCAAGGGACACACCGGGGATTCCAACGTCTTCGACATTCAGGTGGGGGTCAGCATTAACCTGTTCGTGAAAACGCCGCAACACCAATCAAAGTCTGCCCGTATTTTTTACAACGGTGAGACAGCAGAGATGAACAAAGAGGGAACGTTTGACTTTCTGGAGGCGTGTGAACACATCGGAAACGTCAATTGGGATTCTATTCAACCCGATACGCGACACACATGGCTCACCGAGGGGCTCCGTGAGGATTTTGAAACCTTTCTGCCGATGGGGAGTAAACAAGCCAAAGCAGCAAAGGGTGAGGTTTCAGGCGTGATTTTCCATCAATTTAGCAGTGCGGTAAAGACGAACCGTGATGCCTGGGCGATCAACTTTGATCGTAATACACTCACGACAAACGTTCAGCGCATGATAGAATTCTATAATGCACAGGTGTTTAAGTGGCAAGGAATCGCGGATCAGTCTGGTATAGATATTGATGATTTTGTAGAGTACGACGCGAAAATTAGTTGGAGTCGCGACTTAAAGGCAAAACTGCGGACAGGTAGAATTGCTGAATACGACGAGCATACAGTAAGAACTTGTCTCTATCGTCCATTCGCCAAAAGAAGTATCTTCTTTGACAGAATACTCAATGATGTTGTATACGTGTTCCCATCAATTTTCCCTACGCCTCAGACTGAAACCGAAAATCGGGTAATATGTGTCAATATTTCACGAGAGAAACCCTTTGTCTGTCTCATGACTAATTGCATCCCTGAACATATTATGACTGGAGGCTTTGGTTCAGCTGGACAGTGCTTTCCATTCTACATCTACGACGAAGACGGCACGAACCGACGGCAAAACATCACAGATTGGGCGTTGGCACAGTTCCGGGAACGTTATAGAGACGAGAAAATCACCAAGTGGGATATTTTCCACTATACCTACGCACTCTTGCATCATCCCACATATCGCGACCGGTATCGGATGAACCTCAAGCGGGATTTACCGCATATCCCGTTTGCGCCCGAATTTTGGGAATTTGTCGAGGCGGGAAGGCGATTGGCAGAAATTCATGTCCACTATGAAGACCAACCCCTGTATAAGTTAGACCTGATTGAAACACCGGACATGCCCCTCGATTGGCGTGTGGAGCAGATGAAGTTCTCCAAAGACAAAACCCAGATCCGGTATAACGATTTCCTCACGTTGGCTGGGATTCCTGCGGAGGCGTTCCAGTATCGGTTAGGGAACCGCTCAGCGTTGGAATGGGTTGTCGATCAGTATCGTATAAAAACGGATAGGCGGAGCGGCATTGAGAACGATCCGAACCGTGCGGATGATGAGGAATATATCGTAGATCTCATTCGGAAGGTGATCAGTGTGAGTTTGGAGACAGTGGAAATTATTGATGGGTTGTCTGGGTTGGAAATTGGCGCGGAGGTGTAGTATTTTCCCTACGGCTATTTTTTGACAGTTGGTTTTTTGTGTGGTATAATAGTTAGGCGAACAACCTGACGTAAACAGCTAAAGAGCAGGCATCCTCTGTAAATACCTAATGTATATCACTGGACGAAATGTACTAAACAAATTTGCCCAAAAGCATCCGAATGACAGATCCGCGCTTAACCGTTGGTATAATCTGATGCGTCAGGAAACTTTTAATTCATTCGTTGATTTGCGTAAGATTTTTCCGCAGGCAGATCAGGTGAAATTGCGAAAAAATAGATTCAATCCGCAAGATAAAATATGGACAATCTTCAACATAGGTGGTAACAATTTTTGCCTTATCGCCTCTATACAATATAACCCAACGATCGGAGAGTTACGATCGATAAAATTCTAACCCATGCAGAGTACGATAAAGGGAGATGGAAGGAGTAAACCATGTTGACAGAAATGCAAACTTTGCCTCACGTGGCGTTACCGCCTACGTCTTTGGAAGTCCTAAGTATATCTCAATTGACAGACAACTCTAAACTCTTGCAGACGCGAACCCCACAACCTACAGTACTTTCCTCTTACTCGGAAAGTGATTATCATTGGCTAGTGGGGGTGTTAGATAAACTGATTAGGTTTATACATCGTGGCGAGGATCGCAGAGTCCCCGAATTGATTGAAAACGATTATGAATGGGCGCATGCATTGCTTATAGAATTGGTCGATGCAGTGGGTGAAAGTGATACTCATCCTTTACGCCCCTTAATGGAATTTATCTGCCAACTGATTGACAACTATGAGGATGCGTATGTCCCAGAACTGACTGAACTGTTTCCAGAGTTGGCAGAAGAAGTCCCTATAGAAGCAGCAAGCAAAGGCAGAAAGTCCATTTCAAATATACCCAAACAAAGCGAAAATGTCCTCGCCGCACATGCCTTTTTTTCAATGGGTTATCTCCTTTATCAAAGCAACCGGAAGGAAAAAGCACGTTCTGCTTATAACATGACAATTACGTTGAAGCCTGATTCTTGGGAAGCCTTTTATAATCGAGGGATTGTGCGGTATGATCTTAGACAATATGCGGAGGCAATGACCGACTTTAACCAAGTAATAGAATTGAATTATAATTTCGCTAGTGCCTATCACAATAGAGGTATAGTGTATTCCAGACTCGACCGACATAAATCTGCGATCGCTGACTTTGATAAAGCAATTGAGTTAGGACTTAATTCTTTTGAGGCTTACTGCCATAGAGCTTTCGCGAAGACCGCTCTCGATCAATATGATGCTGCGGTGTCTGACTACCATAAGGCAATTGAGTTGAACCAGGATTTCGTCGAAGTATATGGAGTATATAATATTCTTGGTATTTTACGGAGTGAACTAGGTCAATACAATGAAGCCCTTGCCGATTATGCAGAAGCAATTCGCATAAAACCTGATTATGCAGAGGCTTATGCTTATAGGGGTGCCCTGAAAGTCCACTTAGGCAGAATCAATGAAGCAAGATCAGATTTCCAGAAGGCATTAGAATTAGCAAAACGTTCCGACAATAGTAGTAGCCTCAAAGATTTTGTTGAGGATCAGTTACAACAGCTCAATCAAGCAGCCTCAAAGCAGCGTAACAAAAAATCACGCCGCGGTGGACAGTGGAAGGGAAAAGTCAAAATGGCCGAGGACTTCGATGAGTTTCCTGAATCCTTTATAACGCCTACCAGCGAAGAAGATGAATGAACTTGCTATGATGGTTTAGTGATCATCTTAGTTCCTGAAACAAAAGTTGATGCCTAACAATAAATTCCTATTTTTCCCCAAACGTGATATATTAAAGAAAACTCTCATTACACGAAGGTAAAAACCGTTTATGAATTTTCCAACGCTGTCAGAGTCAAAACGTGTAGAGATGCTCCAACCTCCAACGGGGCAAGTGCGCATGGTACTTGACACTGACACCTATAACGAAATTGACGACCAGTTTGCAGTTGTCCACGCACTCCTTTCGCCTGAGAACCTCAACGTTGAAGCACTCTACGCCGTGCCTTTCCACAACAACCGCTCAAGCAGCCCCGAAGATGGCATGGAAAAAAGTTACGATGAAATTCTGAGGCTTTTGGACTTCCTCAATGTCCCGGCTGACGGTTTCGCCTATCGCGGTGCCAGAGCGTTTCTCTCCGATAACGAGACTCCCGTGCCGAGCGATGCCGCGACCGATATGATTGAACGCGCGATGGCAGCAACGCCTGAAGATCCGCTGTATGTGGTTGCTGTCGGGGCAATAACGAACGTCGCTTCTGCTATCCTCATGGCGCCTGAAATTATCAATCGTATCGTTGTCATCTGGCTTGGCGGCAATCCGTTGTACTGGCCCCACACCCGAGAGTTCAACCTTATGCAAGACCTTCGGAGCGCACAAGTCGTTTTGGATTGCGGCGTGCCA
It contains:
- a CDS encoding nucleoside hydrolase, yielding MNFPTLSESKRVEMLQPPTGQVRMVLDTDTYNEIDDQFAVVHALLSPENLNVEALYAVPFHNNRSSSPEDGMEKSYDEILRLLDFLNVPADGFAYRGARAFLSDNETPVPSDAATDMIERAMAATPEDPLYVVAVGAITNVASAILMAPEIINRIVVIWLGGNPLYWPHTREFNLMQDLRSAQVVLDCGVPFVWLPARGVVSHLHTTVAEMERYVQGRGKVGDYLVEIFKDYSSDHFAWSKVIWDISATAYLINPSWVPTEIVHSPILTEAATWSFDNSRHLMRVASSVNRDAIFRDLFEKLQKHTD
- a CDS encoding NAD(+)/NADH kinase, producing the protein MKKIKNVGLFVNTTKANAAGVVEGVSVWLEEQDIVPLLPDEQAVALGKPETGISKTEVVEQSDVVLVLGGDGTLLSAAHTPKIENVPILAINIGTLGFLTDASLDELYPTLNALLTGAYRIEHRMMLEVTVNGFQAEANQGPKLFRAFALNDVVIRHYTHLIELDAYVDGELFIPYNADGLIIGTPSGSTGYSLSCAGSIVAPQLEAILLTPIAPHSLTVRPFIADGAAEITVKMRAAYQSVDVFVDGQRETHSLTAGAVIRVKKAERTIQLIRSQHHSYYRALREKLMLGERIKQT
- a CDS encoding tetratricopeptide repeat protein, which gives rise to MLTEMQTLPHVALPPTSLEVLSISQLTDNSKLLQTRTPQPTVLSSYSESDYHWLVGVLDKLIRFIHRGEDRRVPELIENDYEWAHALLIELVDAVGESDTHPLRPLMEFICQLIDNYEDAYVPELTELFPELAEEVPIEAASKGRKSISNIPKQSENVLAAHAFFSMGYLLYQSNRKEKARSAYNMTITLKPDSWEAFYNRGIVRYDLRQYAEAMTDFNQVIELNYNFASAYHNRGIVYSRLDRHKSAIADFDKAIELGLNSFEAYCHRAFAKTALDQYDAAVSDYHKAIELNQDFVEVYGVYNILGILRSELGQYNEALADYAEAIRIKPDYAEAYAYRGALKVHLGRINEARSDFQKALELAKRSDNSSSLKDFVEDQLQQLNQAASKQRNKKSRRGGQWKGKVKMAEDFDEFPESFITPTSEEDE
- a CDS encoding glycosyltransferase family 2 protein, which codes for MKTCLLLPAYNESKTIGQIIQESSEFINEIIVIDDGSSDETAEIAVACGAVCLTNSTNCGKGNALRKGFAYALKHGYELVFTMDGDGQHQPADIPRFLEHFDNTRPDILIGARETKDFRTSMPFHRRINNCLISYVGSKLCGQRVPDFQSGYRLIRAEILRQVHLETERYETESELLIKAGRLGFRIESLVIQTRYGDEISHIKPLREIWLFTKLFLRSL
- a CDS encoding DUF368 domain-containing protein; the encoded protein is MNSLRLFISGFLIGIANIIPGMSGGTLALVLGIYERLIGALRRIGISTAKKLLRGATFRKNALEAAKAELHRIDFGFLSLLGSGAIVAVLLTSKLIVYLLNDHHDATYGFFSGLILISILIPMRMLKGFGWKELLVLLIAIGLILSLSIGTTEKQLDRVAYKSGVETTTDSEASESETGLPTSWELVLFFGSGALAISAMILPGISGSFLMLALGVYFPLLTAINTVLEGIPELFKGIFEESLLGSLLIIGFTTVGCLFGLLAFTRLLNYLLERYRNLTITFLIGLMVGSLYGLWPFREFTMVDGERIDTAHILPHLDMNLLLALAAFLVGCGVIYLFTRLEN